From Syntrophaceae bacterium, one genomic window encodes:
- a CDS encoding PAS domain S-box protein: protein MNMYDLTTRLFSHRKWPLYLFFIITLMSQLFTALMNVINSVVWWGRIDLDLILIGCIDSFVVTSLIAPVAIYLIRHSFNLEEVNRSLKWEIDDRIRVEEALKQAEKHFKIVTDNSADVIWMMDTDLRFTYVSPAIEKLTGYPLEEYLTKPHQEIIAPADFNLLMTILAEESEIEKLPEKDLFRARTIEVEEIRKDGSRIWVELRITGIRDADGTPIGLLGFSRDITERKKVENELKASEEKFRFLAEKMSDVIWTVDNNLRLVYVSPSIEGMLGFTVEEHLGRSIDEQVTPASMSIIQGTIARELALEKEGKEDPDRTVTLELEFYHKNGTTRWVEQAVSGIRNERGAVTGFYGVGRDITDRKRTEEILRQSEAKYRLITEKMNDAIWTSDLGLRLTYVSPSDERLYGFTAEERLNQSFDEMLTPASMEKALETLLQELAREEAGQADPNRTISLELEYYRKDGSTIWVESIVSAMRDEKGVAIGLHGVDRDITERRRAEQILRESEERYKNFVEKSFAGVYLVQDGIFLFLNDTAAAIAGYMPQELIGRKSDSLVHPEDRATIKEKVKKMLREEELSPYEFRIVTKEGQVRWVMETVTSIQYGGRRAILGNSMDITDHKRSEADRDKAEYLYRTLAMHAQSAVFIIQEGRFRFVNRYVSAYSGYEESELMGMDPVCLVHPDDRAIARSNAVRMIKGEILAPYEFRIVSKNGDIRWILEVCTPIELDGKPAVLMNSMDFTERRYAEEMSRQSEEKFSTIFMTAPDCIAITRIEDGLITEVNLGFEEITGWGRSEAVGKTSLEIEFWVEESARDFMVEELKAGCEIMHREFLFRRKDGLVRNGIYSARPINVSGERCLVFILQDMTDRLRLEDERQKLEQQLAKAQKLEAIGTLAGGIAHDFNNLLMGIQGHASLMKIDLESSSGHHARLRHIEELVMSGSDLTNQLLGFSRGGRYAVRPTVMNDIVEKTSGMFGRTRKEIIIHKKFREDLWTVEVDWSQLEQVFMNLYVNAWHAMPGGGEILLETDNILLKENEILALPPGKYVRITVSDTGTGMDAQTRERIFEPFFTTKGMGRGTGLGLAMVYGIICGHGGFIDVMSTPGQGTTFHIYLPATEKAVVKEQATSEKEAPRGTGTVLLVDDEAMVLDVAGEMLQHLGYRIHRVGSGQEALAVYHEKKDEIDLVILDMIMPGMQGGDTFDRLREINPQVKVILSSGYSIDGQAQGIIERGCNGFIQKPFMLEQLASKVRTILDQPDPSKPSHLQTV from the coding sequence ATGAACATGTACGATTTGACCACCAGACTGTTTTCCCACCGGAAGTGGCCGCTTTATCTGTTCTTTATCATTACCTTGATGTCCCAGTTATTTACGGCACTTATGAATGTCATCAACAGTGTGGTCTGGTGGGGACGCATCGATCTCGATCTTATTCTGATCGGATGCATCGATTCATTCGTCGTCACATCACTGATCGCCCCTGTGGCAATTTACTTGATTCGGCACTCCTTTAACCTCGAAGAGGTGAATCGAAGCCTGAAGTGGGAGATCGATGATCGAATCAGGGTTGAAGAGGCACTGAAGCAAGCCGAAAAGCATTTCAAAATCGTGACGGATAACTCGGCGGATGTCATCTGGATGATGGATACCGACCTTCGTTTTACTTATGTAAGTCCGGCAATCGAAAAACTGACGGGGTACCCCCTGGAGGAATACTTAACCAAGCCGCATCAGGAGATCATCGCACCCGCCGATTTCAACCTGCTCATGACCATCCTGGCCGAAGAGTCGGAAATTGAGAAATTGCCGGAAAAAGATTTGTTCCGCGCACGGACCATTGAAGTTGAAGAGATTCGCAAAGACGGCTCGAGAATATGGGTTGAACTGAGGATAACCGGCATTCGGGATGCCGATGGGACGCCCATCGGCTTGTTGGGTTTCTCTCGGGATATCACGGAACGCAAAAAAGTAGAGAATGAGTTGAAGGCGAGCGAAGAAAAATTCAGGTTTCTTGCCGAAAAAATGAGCGATGTCATCTGGACCGTCGATAATAATCTCCGTCTTGTCTACGTCAGCCCGTCCATCGAAGGAATGCTCGGATTTACCGTAGAAGAACACCTGGGCAGGAGCATCGACGAGCAGGTAACCCCGGCGTCCATGTCCATCATTCAGGGTACCATTGCCAGAGAGCTTGCCTTGGAAAAAGAGGGCAAAGAGGACCCGGACAGGACCGTTACCCTCGAGCTGGAATTCTACCATAAGAACGGCACAACACGATGGGTTGAGCAGGCGGTAAGCGGAATTCGTAACGAGAGAGGTGCTGTTACAGGGTTCTATGGCGTTGGCCGCGACATTACGGATCGCAAGCGCACAGAAGAAATCCTCAGGCAAAGCGAAGCGAAATATCGGCTGATCACGGAAAAAATGAATGACGCGATATGGACTTCCGATCTGGGGCTGCGTCTCACCTACGTAAGCCCGTCGGACGAGAGGCTTTACGGCTTCACCGCAGAGGAGAGGCTGAATCAGAGTTTTGATGAAATGCTTACCCCCGCTTCTATGGAAAAAGCCCTTGAAACGCTGTTGCAGGAGTTGGCCCGTGAAGAGGCGGGTCAGGCCGATCCCAACCGCACGATCTCCCTCGAATTGGAATATTACCGAAAAGACGGCTCGACGATCTGGGTGGAATCCATTGTCAGCGCGATGCGGGATGAAAAGGGGGTGGCCATCGGCCTGCACGGCGTGGATCGCGACATAACCGAACGCAGGCGGGCGGAACAGATTCTTCGGGAAAGCGAGGAGCGTTACAAGAACTTTGTCGAAAAATCATTTGCAGGCGTCTACCTCGTTCAAGATGGAATCTTCTTGTTTCTGAACGATACTGCAGCCGCAATTGCCGGCTATATGCCGCAAGAGTTGATCGGCAGAAAGTCGGACAGTCTGGTCCATCCGGAAGATCGGGCAACGATTAAGGAAAAAGTAAAGAAGATGCTCCGTGAAGAGGAGTTGTCTCCGTATGAATTCAGGATCGTAACGAAAGAGGGACAGGTCCGTTGGGTCATGGAGACGGTCACGTCCATTCAGTACGGCGGCAGGAGGGCCATCCTGGGCAATTCGATGGACATCACCGATCATAAGCGATCGGAGGCGGATCGGGACAAGGCTGAGTATCTTTACCGGACCCTGGCTATGCATGCACAGTCGGCGGTATTTATTATCCAGGAAGGGCGTTTTCGTTTCGTCAATCGTTACGTGAGTGCTTATTCCGGGTACGAAGAATCGGAATTGATGGGCATGGATCCCGTATGCCTGGTTCATCCGGACGATAGGGCGATTGCCAGAAGCAACGCTGTCCGAATGATCAAGGGAGAAATATTGGCGCCTTACGAGTTCAGAATTGTATCCAAAAACGGGGACATCCGGTGGATCCTCGAAGTGTGCACACCCATCGAACTCGATGGAAAGCCCGCTGTTCTCATGAATTCAATGGATTTTACGGAGCGCAGGTATGCCGAAGAGATGTCGCGCCAGTCCGAAGAGAAGTTTTCAACCATCTTCATGACGGCGCCGGACTGCATCGCCATTACGAGGATCGAGGATGGGCTGATCACGGAAGTCAACTTGGGATTCGAAGAAATTACGGGATGGGGCCGAAGCGAAGCCGTAGGAAAGACCTCCCTGGAAATCGAGTTCTGGGTTGAGGAGTCGGCAAGAGATTTCATGGTGGAAGAACTGAAGGCGGGCTGTGAGATCATGCACAGGGAATTCCTCTTCCGCCGAAAGGACGGATTGGTGCGGAACGGCATATATTCCGCCCGCCCCATCAATGTATCGGGCGAGCGATGCCTTGTCTTCATTCTGCAGGATATGACGGATCGGTTGCGATTGGAGGATGAGCGACAAAAGCTTGAACAGCAGCTGGCAAAAGCCCAGAAGCTGGAAGCAATCGGAACGCTGGCTGGCGGCATTGCCCACGACTTCAACAATCTGCTCATGGGCATACAGGGACATGCGTCGCTGATGAAAATCGACCTTGAATCCTCCAGCGGCCACCATGCACGCCTCAGGCACATCGAGGAACTGGTGATGAGCGGCTCGGATCTGACAAACCAGCTCCTCGGCTTTTCCCGGGGCGGCAGGTATGCGGTCAGGCCGACGGTCATGAATGACATCGTTGAGAAGACCTCGGGCATGTTTGGAAGGACCCGGAAGGAAATCATCATTCACAAAAAGTTCAGGGAAGATCTCTGGACTGTGGAAGTGGACTGGTCCCAGTTGGAGCAGGTTTTCATGAACCTCTACGTGAACGCCTGGCACGCCATGCCGGGAGGTGGGGAGATCCTCCTGGAGACAGACAACATACTCCTGAAGGAGAACGAAATCCTTGCCCTTCCTCCTGGAAAATATGTGAGGATAACTGTCAGTGACACGGGAACGGGAATGGACGCCCAAACCCGGGAACGGATCTTTGAGCCCTTTTTTACGACAAAGGGAATGGGGCGCGGGACCGGGCTGGGATTGGCCATGGTATACGGGATCATTTGCGGGCATGGCGGTTTTATCGATGTCATGAGCACGCCCGGCCAGGGGACGACGTTTCATATTTACCTGCCGGCGACGGAGAAAGCCGTCGTCAAGGAGCAGGCCACATCAGAGAAGGAGGCTCCCAGAGGAACCGGGACGGTGCTTCTGGTGGATGACGAAGCGATGGTTCTGGACGTTGCCGGGGAGATGCTGCAACACCTTGGATACCGGATCCATCGTGTGGGCAGCGGCCAGGAAGCCTTGGCCGTTTATCATGAAAAGAAGGATGAAATCGACCTGGTCATCCTGGACATGATCATGCCGGGAATGCAGGGCGGAGATACCTTTGATCGCTTGAGAGAAATCAATCCGCAGGTCAAAGTCATCCTGTCCAGCGGTTACAGCATCGACGGCCAGGCACAGGGAATCATTGAAAGGGGCTGCAACGGCTTTATCCAGAAACCCTTCATGCTGGAACAACTGGCCTCGAAGGTCAGGACCATTCTGGACCAGCCCGACCCGAGCAAGCCCTCCCATCTTCAGACTGTATAA